One Papaver somniferum cultivar HN1 unplaced genomic scaffold, ASM357369v1 unplaced-scaffold_135, whole genome shotgun sequence genomic window, TAAGTAATGAAGCAAAGATGAACTACAACATACAAACGCACCGACCAGAAAGCCAAAGGTATGTGCCGGAGTCTCCGAGTTTGCAGCAGCAAGAACTATACTTGCTATTGAACCAGCACCGAAAGATGCGTTTACAAGCTGGAAGGAATCAATAAGCTTAACCTCCTTTTCTAATGCAGGAACAGAACACAAAGTCCTTGGTTCTAATTCCTGCAATCATGAGGAAAAACAATTACCACCATAGATTCCTTAACTCAACCCCATTAAGAAAGAGCAATTAGATTAGAGGGTTCAAATGTTTACTGGGTCACATACACAATGCAGTTAAAGACACAAGGAACAAGATACGACCACAAACCTTTATAGAAATTTCTGGCGGCTCACATGCTTGAGTATGTACAATGACCATATGCTCCAACACATTTTCGGACAAGCCAGTTAAACTGCATTTAACCATTTAGAAATTACTACCATAACTTTAACATTATCTTGATAATAAACTAACCACTAAATTCCAATGACAAACAATACCAGAATTCACTTGTATCCTTCTCTGTGGAGAATATTAATACTGGAAACACATTCTCTGAACTCTTCATGATGTCGCTAATGAAGGAAATGATCTTTTTATCCAAGCTGTCCACCTGCAAATAATATCAATAATCAAGCTTACAGGAAAAGGAAATGGATCAGTGAATATAAAATCAATAGCAATAAATTGTACCCTATCGATGAATAAAACCCCTGGTTGTAGTTCTACCATTTTTCGTTCTACTAAATTTCTAACAGCCTGCATATCAGTTTAGACCAGTTAAATACTTGAATTTGACAAAGAAACTAGAACGAACTGGGATATCCAAGAAAGTCTTATGGGAAAGCATACCTGGTTTATAACATTATCGCCTGTGAGTTCTTCTGATTCTATTTCCTTTCTTACTTGCTTACATATACCATGTCCTCGTTTTTCAGTCTTATAGAGATCGCAAATGGTTATATCCTATATATAAATAACCACAATTATCAGTGATAATTTTGACAAAAAACATATGTAgcatttaaaaaatagcaaaaatCAACCTGGATCTTCTCCTCCTTAAGAACCTCCCCTTTAGGAAGCGCCACAtatacatttttctcatgatcttTTTCTTCTGAAAAACTGGGACTTCTACCAATCCTTGTCACCACTTCGTTATAGACATCAATGCAAACAACATCTCCAATAGCTACCtgaaatgttgaattttgtgaaTTACGTCATGCCTAAATAAtcaacaattgaaatttacaaattATCTCCAAAGTGGAAGCTTTGGTAAGTGGAAGTATCTATAACAGGTCTAGATGGGTAAGTGGAAGCTTTAGTAAACATACCTTTTCTTTAATAACAGCTTTTGAAAGCTGGTCACTGAGCTCAACATGTTGTTCCTTTGTATCGGTTCTTAAACCGATCACAATGTCACGTATACTTTGCCAATTGATACCACTGCTACTCCCAGTTGCTTTTGATGATAGTTCAACGACCTAAATAAGAAATACATTATCAAAGTTATGATTTTCCTATTCAACATGTCTATAACTATCTTcataaattaaagaaaaaatattgttatttaTAAACACAACTGTCTAACCTCTCCTTCGTACACCTTCCTGCTTTCTCTCATCTTTAAACCGACAGCTTGGCGAGTAGTACTTTCTAAGATCTCCTTTAGCTCCTCCACCGGGTATTCATCTGAGTCAATCATTGGAAAAAAGAGATCctgcaaaatgaaaataaatttctTTTTAAATCACAATAAACACCTTGGTCCAAGTATACAAACATTGATCAACGATTTCAAATTGAAAAAACGACAAAGGTTCTTTAGACACCATTAGTGACGGTTTATAGTACCTCATTTCCAAGTTCTTGGGATACTTGAAATGCCAATCTAGATTTCTGAGTTTGAAGAGGTCCGGCCAGTAAAACAACACACTCattcattttctttctccttaaccTATCAACAATAGGAGTCACTAATCTTTGTCTGTCGGTGCTATTCCAACAAAAAGTTGTCATTCGGAAGACATCCTCATCTTTTGGTGCTCGTATTACAATTAGACGGGGTAACAGTACACTAGGTATTTTATTAGGAATACATATTTCCACTCCCCTGAAGTTACACATGCCtcgaagggtagttaaatacaccGAGAGACAGGAGCTCTCCAAAGCATTGCTTATGAGGGAAAGACATTCAATATTCAGATTGTGCGCCTGCAAGTTTTGATTGTTAAGAGCGATAAATACCAAAATACCATTAACTATAATagacaaaaatttaaaagaaGAGAATAGAATATACCTCAGAAATATATAATATTCCATAAACTCGTTTCGCCAATCCTTTATGAATAAGAC contains:
- the LOC113334178 gene encoding uncharacterized protein LOC113334178 codes for the protein MGTPDNFLSVFVTEPVELPNGIQGFRIITQTNMTDVDKYQRHENIVIKSYSEFIRLRDKLSEEFREIPPAPNVGGFSAKSIEMQCRALDFFLKSLVSESALHNSVHLMKFLVAEAVADAEPYGKCVPRMAARITTDLEEIPIFVNKLKEEKMAGNVVLLDGGSRQLRNETVKLLSDSSRGSAREVTYFCAISGQEEQLLNNLKKGLRRATGLCVQLSKKVYEGEVTEFQENYNDESNSSVSSISIELRTTQEAKKLSLGKRYFGAIHGEKVAVGDSIVIDIASGAVNNKGPATNASSRTPGGEVHKTLKIFQNVSLHDLDKAIATKRKDEGIYTLLISQNQNVSAVNIDEVVESLIHKGLAKRVYGILYISEAHNLNIECLSLISNALESSCLSVYLTTLRGMCNFRGVEICIPNKIPSVLLPRLIVIRAPKDEDVFRMTTFCWNSTDRQRLVTPIVDRLRRKKMNECVVLLAGPLQTQKSRLAFQVSQELGNEDLFFPMIDSDEYPVEELKEILESTTRQAVGLKMRESRKVYEGEVVELSSKATGSSSGINWQSIRDIVIGLRTDTKEQHVELSDQLSKAVIKEKVAIGDVVCIDVYNEVVTRIGRSPSFSEEKDHEKNVYVALPKGEVLKEEKIQDITICDLYKTEKRGHGICKQVRKEIESEELTGDNVINQAVRNLVERKMVELQPGVLFIDRVDSLDKKIISFISDIMKSSENVFPVLIFSTEKDTSEFCLTGLSENVLEHMVIVHTQACEPPEISIKELEPRTLCSVPALEKEVKLIDSFQLVNASFGAGSIASIVLAAANSETPAHTFGFLVGAFVCCSSSLLHYLTGVSDLQSSIKNAKDSKSTKEIWIDRSKVKNFRWKVFWGFIAGTFGIGWVIASLFAYILKKN